A stretch of the Streptomyces ortus genome encodes the following:
- a CDS encoding rod shape-determining protein: MTTPRRSRSHPRMGRHRPWPWCRHCSGIALDLGSARTRAWTSGRRMILDVPSVTFPGGGATYPIQRGTIVDTPGTSRMLDRLLGHRLPRFGRPLLILTTPVLGGVAYRAQARTAVEVLRPRAVLTVPTARAVATAVDADLSRPLLVVDIGAHLTEVTLLADGAVTDARHTALGTGDLGKDTPPALIADAIVAMVAGMLEQDRTPATLDALRRGALLAGGGALRPDITYHLSGRLHAPARPVPAPHTAAVRGAAHLLRAAHAHPSLPVANSGLGSDLGSGLGAGLGAGLGSE, translated from the coding sequence ATGACCACCCCACGACGCTCCCGCTCCCACCCCCGCATGGGTCGGCATCGCCCCTGGCCCTGGTGCCGGCACTGCTCGGGCATCGCCCTCGACCTGGGCAGCGCCCGCACCCGGGCCTGGACCTCCGGGCGGCGGATGATCCTCGACGTACCCTCGGTGACGTTCCCGGGCGGCGGCGCCACGTACCCCATTCAGCGCGGCACCATCGTCGACACCCCCGGCACCTCCAGGATGCTGGACCGGCTGCTCGGCCACCGGCTGCCCCGGTTCGGCCGCCCACTGCTCATCCTCACGACTCCCGTGCTGGGCGGGGTCGCCTACCGGGCACAGGCGCGCACCGCCGTCGAGGTCCTGCGCCCGCGTGCGGTGCTTACGGTCCCCACCGCGCGCGCCGTGGCCACGGCCGTGGACGCCGACCTGAGCCGGCCGTTGCTCGTCGTGGACATCGGAGCCCATCTCACCGAGGTCACACTTCTCGCCGACGGCGCGGTGACCGACGCCCGCCACACCGCTCTGGGCACCGGCGACCTGGGCAAGGACACCCCGCCCGCGCTGATCGCGGACGCGATCGTCGCCATGGTGGCCGGCATGCTGGAGCAGGACCGCACCCCCGCCACGCTCGACGCCCTCCGGCGGGGTGCGCTCCTCGCCGGCGGAGGCGCCCTGCGACCCGACATCACCTATCACCTGTCCGGCCGGCTGCACGCTCCCGCGCGGCCCGTACCGGCGCCGCACACCGCGGCCGTCCGTGGCGCCGCGCACCTGCTGCGGGCCGCGCACGCCCACCCGTCACTGCCGGTCGCGAACAGCGGCCTCGGGTCTGACCTCGGGTCAGGGCTCGGGGCAGGGCTCGGGGCAGGCCTCGGGTCAGAGTGA
- a CDS encoding MFS transporter: protein MGAPPTSRHTNGVIATLAFAGTTAAIMQTLVTPLIADLPRILHSSASNTAWVITVTLLVAAVCVPVTGRLGDLLGKRRMLLACSVPLIVGSVVCALSSSVVPMIVGRGLQGMGMGMVPLGIALLRDVVPAEKLSSSIALVSASMGIGGGLGLPIAAAVAQYASWRVLFWGSAVLAVAIAFLIWFLIPDVPAGAKGQRFDAPGAIGLGVGLVCLLLAVSKGAEWGWGSATTLGLFAAAVVVLLAWGVWETRTRDPLVDLRTTARPRVLLTNLASLFVGFGMYAGMLIVPQLLQFPEATGYGLGQSMLAAGLWMAPGGIMMMVVSPLGGKLTDARGPKFTLVCGILVIAAGYGVSLALLGSAWGLMLVLMITSSGVGLAYGAMPALIMSSVPLSETAAANGFNTLMRSLGTSVGAAVIGVVLSQLTVTMGGYTLTSEEGFRTALIVGGGVALVAAVIAALIPAARPVTAAPTPADRLDDPEQATVQA, encoded by the coding sequence ATGGGAGCCCCACCGACGTCCCGCCATACCAATGGTGTGATCGCCACGCTGGCCTTCGCCGGCACCACTGCGGCGATCATGCAGACCCTGGTCACGCCGCTGATCGCGGACCTGCCCCGGATCCTGCACAGCTCGGCCTCGAACACGGCGTGGGTGATCACGGTCACCCTGCTGGTGGCGGCGGTCTGCGTGCCCGTCACCGGACGGCTGGGCGACCTGCTGGGCAAGCGGCGGATGCTCCTCGCCTGCTCGGTGCCCCTCATCGTCGGCTCGGTGGTGTGCGCGCTCTCCTCGTCCGTCGTTCCGATGATCGTCGGCCGCGGTCTGCAGGGCATGGGCATGGGCATGGTGCCGCTCGGCATCGCACTCCTGCGTGACGTGGTCCCGGCCGAGAAGCTCAGCTCCTCGATCGCGCTCGTCAGCGCGTCCATGGGCATCGGAGGCGGTCTCGGCCTGCCGATCGCCGCCGCCGTCGCCCAGTACGCGAGCTGGCGCGTGCTCTTCTGGGGCTCCGCCGTGCTGGCCGTGGCGATCGCCTTCCTGATCTGGTTCCTGATCCCCGACGTCCCGGCCGGGGCCAAGGGGCAGCGCTTCGACGCACCCGGCGCGATAGGCCTCGGCGTCGGCCTGGTCTGTCTGCTGCTCGCGGTATCCAAGGGCGCCGAGTGGGGCTGGGGTTCGGCGACGACGCTCGGCCTGTTCGCCGCCGCCGTCGTGGTGCTGCTCGCCTGGGGCGTGTGGGAGACCCGCACCCGGGACCCCCTGGTCGACCTGCGTACCACCGCCCGCCCCCGGGTCCTGCTCACCAACCTCGCCTCGCTCTTCGTCGGCTTCGGCATGTACGCGGGCATGCTGATCGTTCCCCAACTGCTGCAGTTCCCCGAGGCGACCGGTTACGGCCTGGGCCAGTCGATGCTCGCGGCGGGTCTGTGGATGGCGCCCGGCGGCATCATGATGATGGTCGTCTCACCGCTCGGCGGAAAGCTGACCGACGCGCGCGGCCCGAAGTTCACGCTGGTCTGCGGCATCCTCGTCATCGCCGCCGGTTACGGGGTGTCCCTCGCGCTGCTGGGCTCCGCGTGGGGCCTGATGCTCGTCCTCATGATCACCAGCAGCGGTGTGGGTCTCGCCTACGGGGCGATGCCCGCCCTGATCATGAGCTCGGTCCCCCTCTCCGAGACCGCCGCCGCGAACGGGTTCAACACCCTCATGCGCTCGCTCGGCACCTCCGTGGGCGCCGCCGTCATCGGCGTGGTCCTCTCCCAGCTGACCGTCACCATGGGCGGTTACACCCTCACCTCGGAGGAGGGCTTCCGTACTGCCCTGATCGTCGGCGGCGGCGTCGCCCTGGTGGCCGCCGTCATCGCGGCCCTCATCCCGGCGGCCCGTCCGGTCACGGCCGCCCCGACCCCGGCCGACCGCCTCGACGACCCGGAACAGGCGACGGTGCAGGCCTGA
- a CDS encoding response regulator gives MTTPDSPVIRILLADDHALVRRGVRLILDGEPDLQVVAEAGDGAQAVELARAEKVDLAVLDIAMPRMTGLQAARELAALKPGVRVLMLTMHDNEQYFFQALKAGASGYVLKSVADRDLVAACRAAMRDEPFLYPGAVTALIRNYLDRVHHGEEPPGQVLSAREEEVLKLVAEGHSSKEIAEMLFISIKTVHRHRANVLHKLGLRDRLELTRYAIRVGLIEA, from the coding sequence ATGACCACCCCCGACAGCCCCGTGATCCGTATCCTCCTCGCCGACGACCACGCGCTGGTACGCCGTGGAGTGCGGCTCATCCTCGACGGGGAACCGGACCTCCAGGTCGTCGCCGAGGCCGGGGACGGCGCGCAGGCCGTGGAGCTGGCCCGCGCCGAGAAGGTCGACCTGGCCGTGCTCGACATCGCCATGCCCCGGATGACGGGCCTGCAGGCCGCCCGCGAGCTCGCCGCGCTGAAGCCCGGTGTGCGGGTGCTGATGCTGACGATGCACGACAACGAGCAGTACTTCTTCCAGGCACTGAAGGCGGGCGCCAGCGGATACGTGCTGAAGTCCGTGGCCGACCGCGACCTGGTGGCCGCCTGCCGGGCCGCCATGCGCGACGAGCCCTTCCTGTACCCGGGCGCGGTCACCGCGCTGATCCGCAACTACCTCGACCGGGTCCATCACGGCGAGGAGCCGCCCGGCCAGGTGCTGAGCGCACGCGAGGAGGAGGTCCTCAAACTCGTCGCCGAGGGCCACTCATCGAAGGAGATCGCCGAGATGCTGTTCATCAGCATCAAGACCGTCCACCGGCACCGGGCGAACGTGCTGCACAAGCTCGGCCTGCGCGACCGCCTGGAACTCACCCGCTACGCCATCCGCGTCGGCCTCATCGAAGCCTG
- a CDS encoding TraR/DksA family transcriptional regulator — protein sequence MSLDTPRPETRLERLPTHEALQRLEHERNSRLTQLRALDEVGADAEEHVIAVQKDTIRRVLAEVEAAFARVRDGNYGNCLDCAKPVPVERLEILPYTRFCVPCRRETV from the coding sequence ATGTCACTCGACACGCCCCGGCCCGAAACGCGGCTTGAGCGACTGCCCACCCATGAGGCCCTCCAGCGCCTCGAACACGAACGCAACTCCCGTCTCACGCAACTGCGGGCCCTCGACGAGGTGGGGGCGGACGCCGAGGAGCATGTGATCGCCGTGCAGAAGGACACCATCCGGCGGGTCCTCGCCGAGGTCGAGGCCGCCTTCGCCCGCGTCCGCGACGGCAACTACGGCAACTGCCTCGACTGCGCGAAGCCCGTACCGGTCGAGCGGCTGGAGATCCTGCCGTACACACGGTTCTGCGTCCCCTGCCGACGCGAAACCGTCTGA
- a CDS encoding TraR/DksA family transcriptional regulator → MVNDPIIDDRDTALSADDLAALRENLQDQRVFRQEQLQQLRQAQQLPAPAAGRADAPRERLAGPQAEVRGKLAASARMVLADIEAALARMDHGDYGNCHLCREPIGRARLAVVPQGRYCTRCQQAREAGR, encoded by the coding sequence CTGGTGAACGACCCGATCATCGACGACCGCGACACGGCCCTGTCGGCCGACGACCTCGCCGCACTGCGCGAGAACCTGCAGGACCAGCGCGTGTTCCGCCAGGAACAACTGCAGCAGCTACGACAGGCGCAGCAGCTCCCGGCACCCGCCGCGGGCCGCGCCGACGCACCGCGCGAACGCCTGGCCGGCCCTCAGGCCGAGGTCCGGGGCAAGCTCGCCGCCTCCGCCCGTATGGTCCTCGCCGACATCGAGGCCGCGCTCGCGCGCATGGACCACGGCGACTACGGAAACTGCCACCTGTGCCGGGAGCCCATCGGCCGCGCACGGCTGGCGGTCGTGCCGCAGGGCCGCTACTGCACCCGGTGCCAGCAGGCCAGGGAGGCCGGCCGATGA
- a CDS encoding MarR family winged helix-turn-helix transcriptional regulator: MGRPTYEVEYEQMLLGRHALAAHGGRSKESVLERSSYILLSRIRVQGPMSIGELSDAFGLDASTLNRQTASAMRAGLAERIPDPDGGLARKFRITDKGARILDEERERTVGSLDRVMADWSEEDIAEFAGYLRRFNTGIERLGGRPWPRP, from the coding sequence ATGGGCAGGCCGACGTACGAGGTCGAGTACGAGCAGATGCTGCTCGGCAGGCACGCGCTCGCGGCGCACGGCGGGCGCAGCAAGGAGAGCGTGCTGGAGCGCAGTTCCTACATCCTGCTCAGCCGTATCCGCGTACAGGGGCCCATGTCGATCGGCGAGCTGAGCGACGCGTTCGGGCTCGACGCCTCCACTCTCAACCGGCAGACGGCCTCGGCCATGCGCGCCGGACTCGCGGAGCGCATTCCCGATCCCGACGGCGGACTGGCCCGCAAGTTCCGCATCACGGACAAGGGGGCGCGGATCCTCGACGAGGAGCGCGAGCGGACCGTCGGCTCGCTGGACCGGGTCATGGCCGACTGGTCCGAGGAGGACATCGCGGAGTTCGCCGGTTATCTGCGGCGCTTCAACACCGGCATCGAGCGGCTCGGCGGACGGCCCTGGCCGCGCCCCTGA
- a CDS encoding HAMP domain-containing sensor histidine kinase has protein sequence MSLFWRIFALNAVVLGIATALLLLAPVTVSVPVVLTEAVILVIGLAVMLVANAALLRIGLAPLDRLTRLMATVDLLRPGQRLPEQGHGETAELIRTFNAMVERLEHERATSSARVLVGQEAERRRIAQELHDEVGQSMTAILLVLKRAADDAEEPLRGELRQVQEITRGSLDEVRRLVRRLRPGVLEDLGLISALTSLTTEFATHAGLRVVRRFDPDLPLLDQQTELVLYRVAQEALTNTARHAEADRVEVSLHRVGGQVVLDVSDDGRGSGVAREGAGIRGMRERALLIGATLDVTSEPDAGTQVRLTVPVLRKQP, from the coding sequence TTGTCCCTGTTCTGGCGGATCTTCGCGCTCAACGCGGTGGTGCTCGGAATCGCCACCGCGCTCCTGCTGCTGGCTCCGGTGACCGTCTCCGTGCCGGTGGTGCTGACCGAGGCGGTCATCCTGGTCATCGGCCTCGCCGTCATGCTCGTAGCCAACGCGGCCCTGCTGCGGATCGGCCTGGCTCCGCTGGACCGGCTCACCCGACTGATGGCCACCGTCGACCTGCTGCGCCCCGGGCAGCGGCTGCCGGAACAGGGCCACGGCGAGACCGCCGAACTGATCCGCACCTTCAACGCGATGGTCGAGCGCCTCGAACACGAACGGGCCACCAGCAGCGCCCGCGTCCTGGTCGGCCAGGAGGCGGAACGACGCCGTATCGCCCAGGAACTGCACGACGAGGTGGGCCAGAGCATGACCGCGATCCTGCTGGTCCTCAAACGCGCGGCGGACGACGCCGAGGAGCCCCTGCGCGGTGAACTGCGGCAGGTGCAGGAGATCACCCGGGGGAGTCTCGACGAGGTGCGCCGGCTGGTACGGCGGCTGCGGCCGGGCGTGCTGGAGGATCTGGGGCTCATCAGCGCCCTGACCTCGCTGACCACCGAGTTCGCCACCCACGCCGGTCTGCGCGTGGTCCGGCGTTTCGACCCCGACCTCCCCCTGCTGGACCAGCAGACGGAACTGGTCCTGTACCGCGTCGCCCAGGAGGCGCTGACCAACACGGCCCGCCACGCCGAGGCGGACCGGGTCGAGGTGAGTCTGCACCGGGTCGGCGGACAGGTGGTGCTGGACGTCAGCGACGACGGCCGCGGCTCCGGCGTCGCCCGCGAAGGGGCGGGCATCCGCGGCATGCGCGAGCGGGCCCTGCTGATCGGGGCCACGCTGGACGTCACCTCCGAACCGGACGCCGGTACCCAGGTCCGGCTGACCGTCCCCGTCCTCAGGAAGCAGCCATGA
- a CDS encoding MHYT domain-containing protein — MNSTVSQFNYGMVTPVVAFLMACAGSALGLRCTTRSVRMGAQGRRGPWLVLGAICIGSGIWTMHFIAMIGFTIEGASIRYDPALTFLSLGVAVAVVLLGVLIVGYRGASPLTLGAAGVVTGVGVAAMHYIGMNGMKFAGHMTFDPVTVGLSVLIAVTAATAALWAAVSLHTLASATAASVIMGVAVTGMHYTGMAAMSVHVDAASRVRGQSSMDLLFSLIPMVGGPIVVLVLAAVIVMFDPDMLVGNEPVHNTLGHDPESAAVADTRPTASWPSL; from the coding sequence GTGAACAGCACAGTCAGCCAGTTCAACTACGGAATGGTCACTCCGGTCGTCGCGTTCCTGATGGCCTGCGCCGGTTCGGCGCTCGGCCTGCGCTGCACGACACGGTCGGTCCGCATGGGAGCACAGGGCCGCAGGGGGCCGTGGCTCGTCCTGGGCGCGATCTGTATCGGGTCAGGCATCTGGACGATGCACTTCATCGCCATGATCGGGTTCACCATCGAGGGTGCGTCGATCCGGTACGACCCGGCTCTCACGTTCCTCAGCCTGGGGGTCGCGGTGGCCGTGGTCCTGCTCGGCGTGCTCATCGTGGGGTACCGCGGCGCCTCGCCCCTCACCCTGGGAGCGGCCGGCGTGGTCACCGGCGTGGGCGTCGCGGCGATGCACTACATCGGAATGAACGGCATGAAGTTCGCCGGGCACATGACCTTCGACCCCGTGACGGTCGGCCTGTCGGTGCTGATAGCCGTCACGGCGGCCACCGCCGCGCTCTGGGCGGCCGTCTCCCTGCACACCCTGGCGTCCGCGACGGCCGCGAGCGTCATCATGGGCGTCGCCGTCACCGGTATGCACTACACAGGCATGGCGGCCATGAGCGTGCACGTCGACGCGGCCTCCAGGGTCCGGGGCCAGTCCTCGATGGATCTGCTCTTCTCCCTGATCCCCATGGTCGGCGGACCGATCGTCGTCCTGGTCCTCGCGGCCGTGATCGTCATGTTCGACCCGGACATGCTCGTCGGCAACGAACCCGTACACAACACCCTGGGCCATGACCCGGAGTCCGCGGCCGTCGCGGACACGCGGCCCACCGCGTCCTGGCCCTCACTCTGA